Proteins encoded together in one Psychrobacter sanguinis window:
- a CDS encoding M61 family metallopeptidase, with the protein MCTFQHTDDNISLENNPQKDNPDASLSTVEYHLDFSRFRQHLVDVTLTFTAAQDAPVLWLPAWIPGSYLMREFSRNITAVHYQAKSQNESHNQLQNQFGNEARIQSHGHRAGKLSKNEWQLTEVKAGESVQVDYEVYCYDLSVRTAYVDQTRLYGNFTSLALAIEGLEDIPVKVTLSVPQAFYELNQTDKQSDRKVKIACGLKSTYLHSDSAHHYHMQAENYLELIDYPFEIAPQDAFDFIVHDDSHHTIAHRFYISGKHSANMGRLQQDVQQICQTYLNWLGDAPFCSDDYDGYTFMTYASGNDYGGLEHINSTSLVTPRSDLPTAQEKQEPSESYQRFLGLCSHEYFHSWWVKTVRPDVMLNVDLRREAYTPLLWVFEGFTSYIDDFMLQASGVVSQKSYMKLLQSQINRYTQTHGRALQSVAESSYDAWIKLYRADENTGNAGISYYNKGALVALCLDLTLMAHSEGKYRLFDVVKAFYQLAKEQGEAGNRIRVGMDNNNLEAVISQFIDKQVWQDFKAKYVDGVEELPIKELLQANGISLNDDNKDNTLPWGIAVSENPEGLMVNKVLRDSVASEAGISAKDVIVAIDGVKATKKQLQSVAESNLESVTCHAFRRDELMIFDVANKTHSGISANPSLDKVSLSLNESGHEIWLSPSFVK; encoded by the coding sequence ATGTGCACTTTCCAGCACACAGATGACAATATATCTTTAGAAAACAACCCTCAAAAAGACAATCCTGATGCGAGCTTATCAACCGTTGAGTATCACTTAGATTTTAGCCGCTTTAGACAACACTTAGTCGATGTCACTTTGACATTTACCGCCGCCCAAGATGCACCGGTATTGTGGTTGCCGGCTTGGATTCCAGGCAGTTATTTGATGCGTGAATTCTCACGTAACATTACGGCAGTTCATTATCAGGCCAAATCGCAAAACGAGTCTCATAACCAGTTACAAAACCAATTCGGAAATGAAGCCCGCATACAGTCACATGGCCATAGAGCCGGTAAACTGAGTAAAAATGAATGGCAGCTTACTGAGGTTAAGGCAGGAGAAAGCGTACAGGTTGACTATGAAGTGTACTGCTATGATTTGTCAGTACGTACCGCTTACGTAGATCAGACCCGTCTATATGGCAACTTCACGTCGCTTGCGTTGGCAATAGAGGGACTAGAGGATATACCGGTTAAAGTTACTTTAAGCGTGCCTCAAGCATTTTATGAACTTAATCAGACTGACAAGCAAAGCGATAGAAAAGTGAAAATCGCCTGTGGTCTTAAATCGACTTATTTGCACAGTGACAGCGCGCACCACTACCACATGCAGGCTGAGAACTATCTCGAGTTAATCGATTATCCATTTGAGATTGCGCCACAAGATGCCTTTGATTTTATCGTACACGATGACAGTCACCACACAATTGCTCACCGTTTTTATATCTCAGGTAAGCACAGTGCCAATATGGGCAGACTACAGCAAGATGTACAGCAGATTTGCCAAACTTATCTAAATTGGCTAGGCGATGCGCCATTTTGCTCAGATGATTATGATGGCTATACCTTTATGACCTACGCTAGCGGTAATGATTATGGTGGGCTTGAGCACATCAACTCAACCAGTTTGGTAACCCCGCGTAGTGACTTGCCAACCGCTCAGGAAAAGCAAGAGCCTAGCGAGAGCTACCAAAGATTCCTAGGCCTTTGCAGTCATGAGTACTTCCACTCTTGGTGGGTGAAAACAGTGCGTCCTGACGTGATGCTAAATGTGGACTTGCGCCGCGAAGCTTATACCCCCTTACTTTGGGTGTTTGAGGGTTTCACGTCTTATATTGATGACTTCATGCTTCAAGCCTCAGGTGTGGTCAGTCAAAAAAGCTATATGAAGCTACTGCAAAGCCAAATTAACCGTTATACCCAGACACATGGTCGTGCCTTACAAAGCGTCGCTGAGTCGAGCTATGACGCTTGGATTAAGTTGTACCGCGCCGATGAAAATACCGGTAACGCAGGGATTAGCTACTACAATAAAGGGGCACTGGTTGCCTTATGTTTAGACCTAACCTTAATGGCACATAGCGAGGGTAAATACCGCCTATTTGATGTGGTTAAAGCTTTCTACCAACTGGCCAAAGAGCAGGGTGAGGCAGGCAATCGTATTCGTGTCGGTATGGACAACAATAACTTAGAAGCGGTTATCAGTCAGTTCATCGATAAGCAGGTGTGGCAAGACTTCAAAGCCAAGTATGTAGATGGGGTAGAGGAGTTACCTATCAAGGAGCTGCTACAGGCCAATGGCATTAGTCTGAATGATGATAATAAAGACAATACGCTACCATGGGGTATTGCAGTTAGTGAAAATCCGGAAGGGCTTATGGTTAATAAGGTGCTACGTGACAGCGTGGCCTCTGAAGCAGGCATCTCTGCCAAAGATGTGATTGTGGCGATTGATGGCGTGAAAGCGACTAAAAAACAGCTTCAAAGCGTGGCTGAGTCAAATCTCGAGTCGGTAACTTGCCATGCGTTCCGCCGTGATGAGCTCATGATATTTGATGTGGCCAATAAAACACACTCTGGTATTAGCGCCAATCCAAGCTTAGATAAGGTAAGTCTCAGCTTAAACGAGTCTGGGCATGAAATTTGGTTGAGCCCAAGTTTTGTGAAATAG
- a CDS encoding IS3-like element ISPpy1 family transposase (programmed frameshift), whose protein sequence is MTKVRKRHNAEFKSKVAVEAIKEHKTLNELTAEYGVHATQISNWKKQALAVIPTAFNTKQQANEQAQQAIIDELHRQLGQVISERDWLKKKFLTATLSTRKQLLEPDNKDFSVRKQCELLSINRSSLYYQPKPISELDITLMNLLDQQYTKTPFYGVKRMTAYLRQLGYQVGEDRVRRLLRQMGLDAIYQHPNTSKPNSEHQVYPYLLRHVPISRCNQVWSTDITYIRLAKGFVYLMAVIDWYSRYVLDWSLSTTLEADFCVDTVSSLLHNGLRCEIFNTDQGSQFTSPRFTRPLIEQGIAISMDGRGRALDNIFVERLWRSVKYECVYLRQFETVSQARAGLKEYFEFYNHERLHQSLDYHTPAQVYLANNSSDNKSFYQPNSILIL, encoded by the exons ATGACAAAAGTACGTAAGCGTCACAATGCTGAATTTAAAAGCAAAGTCGCCGTTGAAGCCATCAAAGAACACAAAACCCTCAACGAGTTAACCGCAGAATATGGGGTTCATGCAACCCAAATCAGCAACTGGAAAAAGCAGGCTTTGGCAGTTATCCCTACTGCATTCAATACCAAACAGCAAGCCAACGAACAAGCCCAGCAAGCTATTATCGATGAACTACATAGGCAGCTAGGGCAAGTCATCAGTGAAAGAGACTGGCTTAAAAAAAAGT TCCTTACAGCTACCCTGAGCACTCGTAAACAACTGCTAGAACCTGATAACAAGGATTTTAGTGTTCGTAAGCAATGTGAATTACTCAGTATCAACCGCTCAAGTCTGTACTATCAGCCAAAGCCCATCAGCGAGCTTGATATTACCCTGATGAACCTGCTTGACCAGCAGTACACCAAGACCCCATTTTATGGGGTTAAACGCATGACAGCGTATTTGAGGCAACTAGGCTATCAAGTGGGAGAAGATCGAGTTAGGCGCTTACTACGGCAAATGGGGCTAGACGCTATTTATCAGCATCCTAACACGAGTAAGCCTAACTCTGAGCATCAAGTTTACCCGTACTTGCTTAGGCATGTACCGATTAGCCGTTGTAATCAAGTATGGAGTACTGATATCACCTATATTCGCTTAGCCAAGGGCTTCGTGTATTTGATGGCGGTGATAGATTGGTACAGTCGTTATGTTCTAGACTGGTCGCTATCTACCACGCTTGAGGCGGATTTCTGCGTTGATACGGTAAGTAGCTTACTGCACAATGGGTTACGCTGTGAGATTTTTAATACGGATCAAGGCTCTCAGTTTACCAGCCCAAGATTTACCAGACCGCTCATTGAGCAGGGTATTGCCATCAGTATGGATGGTCGCGGTAGGGCACTGGATAATATCTTTGTGGAAAGGCTTTGGCGATCAGTGAAGTATGAATGCGTGTATTTGCGACAGTTTGAGACAGTCAGTCAGGCAAGAGCAGGTTTGAAAGAGTATTTCGAGTTTTACAATCATGAGCGTTTACATCAGTCGCTCGATTACCATACTCCTGCACAGGTTTATCTGGCTAACAATAGTTCGGATAATAAATCGTTTTATCAACCCAATTCTATCTTAATTTTATGA
- a CDS encoding DMT family transporter, with translation MTTHQPVQGAFWMVAAGFMFAIINTTLQYLGMNYGVSSSAAVLLQYGIALLLFLPLMRTGSIRSAMTSDFRLLHVIRVGVSVIGIQLWTWALAYPVPIWQGIALLMVSPLFATLGSGLILRESVSPVRWIATLTGFVGAMLVLQPWSDTFMWASLIPVAAAFFWAIASLMTKFTVSRDTPTTIVFYLLVLMLPFNMIFGLPKFSLPSDWHVWGLLALIGALTAFAQWAIAKAYSVADASFVQPFDHIKLPLNVLAGFIVFGWVPPGMLWVGSALIIASVIFVTHYERRQNPVKVLWEEAHSNTE, from the coding sequence ATGACGACTCATCAGCCTGTACAAGGCGCATTTTGGATGGTGGCAGCAGGATTTATGTTTGCCATTATCAACACTACCTTACAATATTTAGGTATGAATTACGGGGTAAGCTCAAGTGCGGCGGTGCTGCTTCAGTACGGCATCGCGCTGTTGTTGTTTTTACCATTAATGCGTACCGGTTCGATTCGGTCGGCGATGACTTCCGATTTTCGCTTGTTGCATGTGATACGAGTGGGGGTATCGGTTATTGGTATCCAGCTTTGGACGTGGGCGCTGGCGTATCCGGTCCCTATTTGGCAAGGTATTGCGCTGCTGATGGTATCTCCATTATTCGCCACTCTAGGCTCAGGGCTTATTCTACGTGAGTCAGTAAGTCCAGTACGATGGATAGCGACCTTAACTGGATTTGTTGGGGCGATGTTGGTGCTACAGCCTTGGTCAGATACGTTTATGTGGGCAAGCTTAATCCCTGTGGCCGCTGCGTTTTTTTGGGCCATTGCGTCGTTAATGACCAAGTTTACGGTTAGCCGCGATACCCCAACCACGATTGTTTTTTATCTATTGGTGTTAATGCTGCCGTTTAACATGATATTTGGCCTGCCTAAATTTTCTTTACCCAGTGATTGGCATGTCTGGGGATTGCTGGCTCTCATTGGGGCATTAACCGCGTTTGCACAGTGGGCTATTGCTAAAGCCTATTCGGTGGCAGATGCCTCATTTGTGCAGCCATTTGATCACATTAAGCTGCCGCTAAATGTATTGGCTGGCTTTATCGTATTTGGCTGGGTTCCGCCTGGCATGCTATGGGTAGGCTCAGCACTGATTATCGCTTCAGTGATATTTGTCACTCACTATGAACGCCGCCAAAACCCAGTTAAGGTGCTTTGGGAAGAGGCGCACAGCAATACCGAATAA
- a CDS encoding DJ-1/PfpI family protein: protein MQHITALVFDEFETLDLFGPVEMLGSLKANYSFQFCSMNGGLINSVHGVPLATIAVADLPNPTDILLIVGGFGTRQLIEDSQFLDTLTNLANDAKWVLSVCTGSALLAKAGLLDNRQATSNKIAWEWATSQSDKVNWIKKARWVVDGKYYTSAGVSAGMDMALGFISDRQGNDAAVQVAKQAEYRWASDRGCD from the coding sequence ATGCAACATATCACAGCTCTAGTATTTGATGAGTTCGAGACGTTAGATCTTTTTGGGCCTGTCGAAATGCTTGGTAGCCTGAAGGCCAACTACTCGTTTCAGTTTTGCTCCATGAACGGTGGACTCATTAATAGTGTTCATGGTGTGCCATTAGCGACGATAGCTGTAGCAGACTTGCCTAATCCTACTGATATTTTACTAATAGTTGGTGGGTTCGGTACTCGTCAATTAATCGAGGACAGTCAGTTTTTAGACACTTTAACTAACCTCGCCAATGACGCTAAGTGGGTTCTATCGGTTTGCACCGGTAGTGCTCTATTGGCAAAAGCAGGTTTATTAGACAACAGGCAAGCGACCTCAAATAAGATCGCTTGGGAGTGGGCCACTTCACAATCTGACAAGGTTAATTGGATTAAAAAAGCACGCTGGGTGGTTGATGGTAAATATTACACCTCAGCAGGCGTTAGTGCGGGTATGGATATGGCACTAGGCTTTATTTCTGATAGACAGGGCAATGACGCGGCTGTTCAGGTAGCTAAGCAGGCTGAGTATCGTTGGGCATCAGATAGGGGTTGTGATTAG
- a CDS encoding DNA alkylation repair protein — protein sequence MNLKEYFDWALVEQISDRALAIDVSFQVKKFKDAVPADLLSLEMKDRVKAIASALYFSIDKPYPEALKLILAMLDESEDFKRLTGFPVWVIAYIVELYGLDHPELSLQAIHKITQHFTGEFAIRSYLQHHRQLTLSVLDKWTNDPSVDVRRLVSEGIRPRLPWGKKVDWLIDDPSNIIQLLDKLYDDESEYVRRSVANNLNDISKDHPDKVIDCLKAWQSKQGDSEHLDWIIRHSCRSLIKQSHVGALQLQGYSPTPQIKVKQFDIQPNQINLGQKFEVSLIVESQAKSDQALLIDLELLSPGLNGKSRRRVLKWCRREITAGSTLSIAKKWPIKDTTIRKERVGMHYINLIINGQKLSHASFEVV from the coding sequence ATGAACTTAAAAGAGTACTTCGACTGGGCGTTAGTAGAGCAGATAAGCGATAGAGCTTTGGCCATAGATGTCTCATTTCAGGTTAAAAAGTTTAAAGATGCGGTGCCGGCAGACCTGTTATCACTTGAAATGAAAGATCGAGTGAAAGCAATCGCATCAGCGCTCTACTTCTCTATTGATAAGCCCTATCCTGAAGCTCTAAAGCTAATTTTGGCTATGTTAGATGAGAGCGAAGATTTCAAGAGGCTTACAGGATTTCCTGTGTGGGTTATAGCGTATATTGTAGAGCTGTATGGTTTGGATCATCCTGAATTATCTCTGCAAGCCATTCATAAGATTACGCAACATTTCACAGGCGAATTTGCTATTCGTTCTTACTTACAACATCACCGTCAGCTTACGCTTAGCGTATTAGATAAATGGACCAACGATCCATCAGTTGATGTCCGTCGCTTAGTAAGTGAGGGCATTAGACCAAGACTGCCTTGGGGTAAGAAAGTTGACTGGCTAATCGATGATCCGTCAAATATTATCCAACTACTCGATAAACTTTACGACGATGAAAGTGAGTATGTGAGGCGTTCGGTCGCCAATAATCTCAATGATATTAGTAAAGATCATCCTGATAAGGTCATTGACTGTCTCAAAGCTTGGCAATCAAAACAAGGGGACTCGGAGCATCTTGACTGGATCATCCGCCATAGCTGTAGAAGCTTAATTAAGCAGTCTCATGTTGGTGCCTTACAGTTGCAAGGCTACTCACCTACGCCACAAATTAAGGTTAAACAATTTGATATTCAGCCCAATCAAATCAATTTAGGCCAAAAGTTTGAAGTGAGTTTAATTGTAGAGAGTCAGGCTAAGTCTGATCAAGCGCTTCTGATAGATTTAGAGCTATTATCCCCTGGTCTCAATGGTAAAAGTCGACGACGTGTGCTTAAGTGGTGTCGACGAGAGATAACCGCTGGCTCAACTCTATCCATTGCAAAGAAATGGCCTATCAAAGACACAACCATACGCAAAGAACGAGTAGGTATGCACTACATTAACTTGATAATTAATGGTCAAAAGCTCAGTCATGCTAGTTTTGAGGTTGTATAA
- a CDS encoding pseudouridine synthase, translating into MPSVILFNKPYGVQSQFSDDANNKFAPLSQFFTDKSLRVAGRLDATSEGLLLLTSDGRVNKAITHPPKANAGRKQGKTYLVQVEGEPTAEQLEQLCQGVVLKDGKTLPAEVKHLTEEELPMPLWQRDPPIRERKNVPDSWLMMTIYEGKNRQVRRMTAHVGLPCLRLIRWSVAGFELGDLGVGEFVRVHLNAKRLQQLGVQ; encoded by the coding sequence ATGCCCTCTGTTATCTTATTTAATAAACCTTACGGTGTACAAAGCCAGTTTAGTGATGATGCCAATAATAAATTTGCCCCTTTATCGCAGTTCTTTACTGATAAATCTTTGCGTGTGGCAGGTCGTCTCGATGCCACCAGTGAAGGCTTATTGCTTTTGACATCAGATGGTAGGGTTAACAAAGCCATCACTCATCCACCCAAAGCCAATGCAGGCCGTAAGCAAGGTAAGACTTATTTGGTACAAGTGGAAGGTGAGCCAACGGCAGAGCAATTAGAGCAGCTATGCCAAGGTGTGGTGCTCAAAGATGGTAAGACCCTACCCGCAGAAGTGAAACACTTGACTGAAGAAGAGTTACCCATGCCGCTTTGGCAGCGCGACCCACCGATACGTGAGCGTAAAAACGTCCCTGACTCATGGTTAATGATGACCATTTATGAGGGTAAAAACCGACAAGTACGGCGGATGACTGCCCATGTCGGTCTACCTTGCCTGCGTCTAATTCGTTGGTCAGTGGCCGGCTTTGAGCTAGGCGATTTGGGCGTTGGTGAGTTTGTCCGAGTACATTTAAATGCTAAGCGTTTACAGCAGTTAGGGGTTCAATAA
- a CDS encoding NADP-dependent isocitrate dehydrogenase: MSKIIYTKTDEAPVLATYSLLPIVQAFTKSADINVEVSDISLASRILAVFPEYLTEQQRVPDALAELGELVVEPEANIIKLPNISASIPQLKAAIKELQDKGYAIPDFPDSPQTDEEHGIRARYDTIKGSAVNPVLREGNSDRRAPKAVKAYARANPHSMKPWRADSKTHVATMSHCDFVDDEKSITIDKPTQYRVVYTDDKGKETELKSPAPLLEGELIDTSILCFDVLTEFLEEQVQDAKDKEVLFSIHLKATMMKVSDPIIFGEAVRVYFKDLFVKYGPLFNEIGVNVNNGFAQLLSKIQQLPEAKRQEIEADIQKIYAKNPPLAMVNSDKGITNLHVPSDVIVDASMPAMIRDGGQMWGPDGQLHDTKAVIPDSSYAALYEETIEFCKQHGAFDPTTMGTVPNIGLMAQKAEEYGSHDTTFQLPGKGKVQVIDEAGNVLTEHAVKKDDIWRMNRVKDAPVQDWVKLAVTRARASGMPAVFWLDKTRAHHAALIEKVEHYLKDHDTQGLDIRIMSIKEATRFTLERLKAGQDTISVTGNVLRDYLTDLFPILELGTSAKMLSIVPLMNGGGLFETGAGGSAPKHVQQLVEENHLRWDSVGEFLALAESLEHEAKNNPKAQILADSLSDATEKLLLNKKSPSRKVGELDNRGSHFYLALYWAEALANQDKDLELKQRFTPLAKTLTEHEDTIVKELNEVQGKPVDLKGYYIPDDTAVTQIMRPSSTFNEALASL; the protein is encoded by the coding sequence ATGTCAAAAATTATATATACCAAAACTGATGAAGCCCCTGTACTGGCTACCTACTCATTGCTGCCTATTGTTCAAGCCTTCACCAAAAGTGCTGACATCAATGTCGAAGTCAGTGACATCTCTTTAGCCAGCCGTATTTTGGCGGTTTTCCCAGAATACTTAACTGAGCAGCAACGTGTTCCTGATGCCCTTGCCGAATTGGGTGAGTTGGTTGTTGAACCTGAAGCAAATATCATTAAATTGCCCAATATCAGTGCCTCTATTCCGCAGTTAAAAGCAGCGATTAAAGAACTCCAAGACAAAGGCTATGCAATTCCCGACTTTCCAGATAGCCCACAAACCGATGAAGAGCATGGCATTCGAGCGCGTTATGACACTATCAAAGGCAGTGCGGTAAACCCTGTATTACGTGAAGGGAACTCTGACAGACGTGCGCCGAAAGCGGTGAAAGCTTATGCCAGAGCCAATCCTCATTCTATGAAACCTTGGCGTGCTGACTCTAAGACCCACGTGGCCACCATGAGCCATTGTGATTTCGTTGACGACGAAAAATCAATCACCATAGATAAGCCAACACAGTATCGCGTCGTTTATACCGACGACAAAGGCAAAGAAACTGAGCTTAAATCACCTGCCCCTTTACTCGAGGGTGAGCTGATTGATACCTCTATCTTATGTTTTGATGTATTGACTGAGTTTTTGGAAGAGCAAGTACAAGATGCCAAAGACAAAGAGGTGTTGTTTTCAATCCATCTAAAAGCAACGATGATGAAAGTCTCTGACCCTATTATTTTTGGTGAAGCGGTCCGTGTCTATTTCAAAGATTTATTTGTTAAATATGGACCGCTGTTTAATGAAATTGGGGTTAACGTTAATAATGGCTTTGCGCAACTGCTGTCTAAAATTCAACAGCTACCAGAAGCAAAACGCCAAGAAATCGAAGCTGATATTCAGAAGATTTATGCCAAAAACCCACCGCTAGCAATGGTCAATTCAGACAAAGGCATTACCAACTTACATGTGCCTAGTGATGTGATTGTCGACGCATCTATGCCCGCTATGATTCGGGATGGCGGTCAAATGTGGGGGCCCGATGGACAGCTGCATGATACCAAAGCGGTTATTCCTGATAGTAGCTATGCCGCCCTTTATGAGGAGACCATCGAGTTTTGTAAGCAGCATGGTGCTTTTGATCCAACGACTATGGGCACGGTACCTAACATCGGACTTATGGCTCAAAAAGCGGAAGAATACGGCTCTCATGACACCACTTTCCAACTACCTGGTAAAGGTAAAGTTCAGGTCATTGATGAAGCCGGCAATGTGTTAACCGAACATGCGGTGAAAAAAGATGACATCTGGCGTATGAACCGTGTCAAAGATGCCCCAGTACAAGACTGGGTAAAACTTGCTGTGACACGCGCACGCGCCAGTGGCATGCCAGCCGTATTTTGGTTAGACAAAACTCGCGCTCACCATGCCGCTTTAATTGAGAAAGTAGAGCATTACCTGAAAGATCATGATACTCAAGGGTTAGATATCCGTATCATGTCTATTAAAGAGGCCACTCGTTTTACCCTTGAGCGTTTAAAAGCGGGCCAAGATACTATTTCAGTGACGGGTAACGTACTGCGTGATTATTTGACTGATTTATTCCCAATCTTAGAGCTGGGTACCAGTGCCAAAATGCTGTCTATTGTTCCGCTAATGAATGGTGGTGGATTATTTGAAACAGGTGCAGGCGGTTCCGCACCGAAGCATGTGCAGCAACTTGTCGAGGAAAACCATTTACGTTGGGATTCAGTGGGTGAATTTTTGGCTTTGGCCGAGTCTTTAGAACATGAAGCCAAGAACAACCCTAAAGCTCAGATATTGGCAGACAGCTTAAGTGATGCCACCGAGAAGCTATTGCTTAATAAGAAGTCGCCTTCTCGCAAAGTGGGTGAGCTTGATAACCGTGGTAGTCATTTTTACTTAGCTTTATACTGGGCTGAGGCACTGGCCAATCAAGACAAAGACCTTGAGCTTAAACAAAGATTTACGCCGCTTGCTAAAACGCTTACTGAGCATGAGGACACTATTGTCAAAGAGCTAAATGAGGTACAAGGCAAGCCTGTTGACTTAAAAGGCTATTACATACCTGATGATACGGCAGTAACGCAGATCATGCGCCCGAGTAGTACCTTTAATGAGGCGCTTGCTTCTTTATAA